A region of Cucumis melo cultivar AY chromosome 2, USDA_Cmelo_AY_1.0, whole genome shotgun sequence DNA encodes the following proteins:
- the LOC127148311 gene encoding serine/threonine-protein phosphatase 7 long form homolog, whose amino-acid sequence MDPGPVDDSHLYLQATHRSQSIWDTSSIVVLSCRRREAASQRTIPFDQRIAPYLEAAGFLGVSQVGFMQLDWHLITALVERWRPETHTFHMPCGECTITLQDVAVQLGLPVDGEPLTGSLRYNWMLICNDYLGVVPPDMKGQRLSLPWLAEQFEELPPDADIVSIQRYACAYIMQLIGGFLFADKSNTLVHCMFLQFLFDFDQAGTYAWGAATLAWLYRELCRASNAQSLEIAGPLMLLQVWAYDRFSIIAPQRTLQHSDGRPLSFRWSDVQVASEQSGNMLLIYRWTFDRLSRSQVKY is encoded by the exons ATGGATCCTGGTCCAGTTGATGATAGCCATCTATATCTACAGGCGACCCATAGATCACAGAGCATATGGGATACCTCCTCCATCGTCGTGTTGAGTTGTCGGAGGAGAGAGGCAGCGTCTCAGCGCACCATCCCCTTCGACCAGCGTATTGCACCCTACTTAGAGGCTGCTGGATTCCTCGGGGTTTCCCAGGTTGGGTTCATGCAGTTAGATTGGCATTTAATTACTGCATTGGTCGAGCGTTGGAGACCAGAGACCCACACATTTCATATGCCATGTGGGGAGTGCACGATCACCCTGCAGGATGTTGCAGTACAGTTGGGGTTGCCAGTGGATGGGGAGCCTCTAACAGGATCATTAAGGTATAATTGGATGCTTATCTGCAATGATTACTTGGGAGTCGTACCGCCTGACATGAAAGGTCAGCGACTGAGTCTTCCGTGGTTGGCAGAACAGTTCGAAGAATTGCCACCAGATGCTGATATTGTGAGCATTCAGAGATATGCTTGTGCCTACATCATGCAGTTGATTGGGGGCTTTCTTTTCGCTGATAAGTCAAACACCCTGGTCCACTGTATGTTTCTTCAATTCTTATTTGATTTTGACCAGGCTGGTACGTATGCGTGGGGCGCTGCGACTCTCGCATGGTTATATAGGGAACTCTGTCGAGCGAGTAATGCACAGTCCTTAGAGATTGCTGGCCCATTGATGTTGCTACAAGTATGGGCATACGACAGATTCTCCATTATAGCTCCACAGAGAACGTTGCAGCATTCAGATGGTCGACCTTTGAGTTTCAG ATGGAGCGATGTTCAAGTTGCATCTGAACAGTCAGGGAATATGTTGCTCATATATCGATGGACATTTGATCGGCTGAGTCGGTCTCAGGTTAAATATTAA
- the LOC127148312 gene encoding uncharacterized protein LOC127148312 — translation MSLRLEDLVILEPGNHGDSDIEVEIDELFGNEENMEEENERIPSEIFTQIDWDITNSVCEQGSTLANRDEFVDTSCLIQKGMLFDCKKDLQLAVKKYCVTQHYEIVVVESNQNIWSVRCKQWSNGCNWRLRGSRRKSHGLFEISRLEGEHSCLYSNLTQDHSQLDSNFMSIEIQNIVRADPSVTVLMEMIKQQYGYTVKYRQVWQAKRKALVAVFGDWDKSYNELPYWLSAVVHYNPGTRVDWFFLPSDVPGTTIFGRVFWAFGPAIEGFKYCRPLIQIDGTHLYGKYKGKMLTALSIDANGHIFPLAFAIVEGENASSWSWFLYALRQYVTDRDGICLISDRHRGILSAINNEEIGWSEPRAFHRYCLHHVASNFNNKYKSKQLKDLVFRAGNQHQRRKFIRNMKEIKQLNPECLEFFEDIDLQKWTQSHDNGYRYGWMTSNAAECMNGVFKGARMLPMTSLVRLTFYRTILYFERRRAEISEAVDHGEVYTEYAMKKLKRWETRASAHSVTSIDRETQTFEVHTGMSMISPYKGQHTQVVSLMEGTCSCNKWQSFKIPCSHVIAVCNYMHLTYAAYIDECYLLSNFKQCYAGRFHPIQHPDYWPELSFTEVRPNADLLKGPDRPRTTRIHNEMDWKESGQSLRCTICKVEGHNRRTCPQRASSSSRH, via the coding sequence ATGTCGTTGCGACTTGAAGATTTAGTTATTCTTGAACCTGGTAATCACGGAGATAGTGATATAGAGGTAGAAATTGATGAACTATTTGGTAATgaagaaaatatggaagaagagAATGAAAGGATCCCTTCTGAGATATTTACACAGATAGATTGGGATATTACGAATTCTGTTTGTGAACAAGGGTCTACGTTGGCAAATAGGGATGAATTTGTAGACACATCATGTTTAATTCAGAAGGGAATGTTATTTGACTGCAAGAAAGATCTTCAATTAGCCGTAAAAAAGTACTGTGTCACCCAACACTACGAAATTGTTGTAGTCGAATCGAACCAAAATATTTGGTCTGTTCGATGCAAACAATGGAGTAATGGTTGCAACTGGAGGTTACGTGGAAGTAGGCGTAAAAGCCACGGATTGTTTGAGATCAGTCGACTGGAAGGAGAGCACTCATGTCTGTACTCAAACCTAACACAAGATCACTCACAACTAGATTCTAATTTTATGAGTATTGAAATTCAAAACATAGTCAGAGCTGATCCTAGTGTTACTGTGCTCATGGAAATGATAAAACAACAGTATGGTTACACGGTTAAATACAGACAGGTGTGGCAAGCGAAGAGGAAAGCTTTGGTTGCTGTTTTTGGTGATTGGGACAAATCGTACAATGAGCTCCCGTACTGGTTGAGTGCCGTTGTACATTATAATCCAGGAACTCGAGTTGATTGGTTTTTTCTTCCATCTGATGTACCTGGGACAACCATATTTGGACGCGTTTTCTGGGCATTTGGTCCTGCAATAGAAGGGTTCAAATATTGTAGGCCATTAATTCAAATCGACGGAACCCATTTGTATGGAAAGTATAAAGGCAAAATGTTAACTGCCCTATCTATCGATGCAAATGGTCATATATTTCCTCTTGCATTTGCTATTGTGGAAGGGGAAAACGCGTCCAGTTGGTCATGGTTTCTTTATGCATTGCGCCAGTACGTTACTGATCGAGATGGCATTTGCTTGATCTCCGACAGGCATAGGGGCATTCTTTCTGCCATTAATAATGAGGAGATAGGTTGGAGTGAACCACGAGCATTCCATCGATATTGTCTTCATCATGTTGCTAGCAACttcaataataaatacaaatcGAAGCAACTAAAAGATTTGGTGTTTAGGGCAGGTAATCAACACCAAAGGCGCAAATTTATAAGAAAcatgaaagaaataaaacaacTGAACCCAGAGTGTCTTGAATTCTTTGAAGATATTGATCTACAAAAATGGACACAGTCTCACGATAATGGGTATCGATATGGGTGGATGACAAGCAACGCAGCTGAATGTATGAATGGGGTATTTAAAGGAGCTCGTATGTTACCCATGACATCTTTGGTTAGATTAACATTTTATCGCACAATTCTGTATTTTGAACGCCGAAGAGCTGAGATAAGTGAAGCAGTTGACCATGGCGAAGTTTATACAGAATATGCGATGAAAAAGCTAAAAAGATGGGAAACACGGGCTTCTGCACATTCAGTGACATCCATTGATAGAGAAACCCAGACGTTTGAGGTTCACACGGGTATGAGTATGATTTCTCCATATAAAGGCCAGCACACACAGGTAGTGAGTTTGATGGAAGGGACCTGTTCGTGCAACAAGTGGCAATCTTTTAAGATACCATGCTCCCATGTAATTGCAGTTTGTAATTACATGCACTTGACGTATGCAGCATACATTGATGAATGCTACTTGTTGTCGAACTTCAAACAATGTTATGCCGGTCGATTCCATCCAATCCAACACCCAGATTATTGGCCTGAGTTGTCATTCACCGAAGTTCGCCCAAATGCAGACTTACTTAAAGGACCCGATCGACCGAGAACAACAAGGATCCATAATGAAATGGATTGGAAAGAGTCTGGTCAATCACTCAGATGCACTATCTGTAAAGTCGAAGGACACAACAGACGTACCTGTCCTCAACgtgcatcttcttcttcaagacaCTAA
- the LOC103494150 gene encoding uncharacterized protein LOC103494150, whose protein sequence is MLFHHWFLQFTLIVTLFLNLEAIQINHQTLKTQSFLSPLFTLTPGSVIEKFYYNLNFPKGHIAIKSFDAEVVDEQGNPVSLFDTYLHHWTIVRYYQRHHKTKTTNHTMNADYANSIIIAGNNGVCQRHTLSYFYGMGTEARKTSNFLPDPYGIEVGNEKEVPLGYEEKWVLNVHAIDTRGVEDRIGCLECKCSLYDVSKDELDDDYKGGFKCCYDKAQCKVREGYNGEERNLYMKYTVQWVDWDDNFVIPVKVYVFDVTDTWKPSTDSSGLISQEHDCQVEYDVESCSLENKLHGKCNANKRSKVMFQDNGFIVYGVAHQHIGAIGATLYGEDGRVLCSSKPIYGEGDEIGNEDGYVVGMSTCYPRLGHVKISKGEIGSLVSKYDHTQNHTGVMGIFSIVVATKLPNSLSHMEVRTNL, encoded by the exons ATGTTATTCCATCATTGGTTTCTCCAATTTACACTCATAGTAACACTATTCCTAAACTTGGAAGCCATTCAAATAAACCACCAAACCCTAAAGACACAATCTTTTCTCTCCCCATTATTCACTTTAACTCCTGGCTCAGTAATTGAAAAATTCTACTACAATCTCAACTTTCCCAAAGGCCATATTGCAATAAAGAGCTTCGATGCTGAAGTTGTCGACGAACAAGGTAACCCCGTCTCGCTTTTCGACACATATCTCCATCATTGGACAATCGTAAGATATTACCAACGACACCATAAAACCAAAACAACGAATCACACGATGAATGCCGATTATGCAAACTCTATTATTATCGCGGGTAATAACGGAGTTTGCCAACGACATACATTATCGTATTTTTATGGTATGGGAACCGAAGCGAGGAAAACATCAAATTTTCTTCCAGACCCATATGGAATTGAAGTTGGGAATGAAAAGGAAGTTCCTTTAGGGTATGAAGAGAAATGGGTTCTTAATGTTCATGCCATTGATACTAGAGGTGTGGAGGATAGAATTGGATGTCTTGAGTGTAAATGTAGTTTGTATGATGTTAGCAAAGATGAATTGGATGATGATTATAAAGGAGGATTTAAATGTTGTTATGATAAAGCTCAATGTAAAGTGAGGGAAGGGTACAATGGAGAGGAAAGGAACTTGTACATGAAATATACAGTGCAATGGGTTGATTGGGATGATAATTTTGTGATTCCAGTTAAAGTTTATGTATTTGATGTGACTGATACTTGGAAGCCGTCGACTGACTCATCGGGATTAATATCTCAAGAACACGATTGTCAG GTTGAGTATGATGTAGAATCTTGCTCCCTCGAAAACAAGTTGCATGGTAAATGTAATGCTAACAAAAGGTCAAAAGTGATGTTTCAAGATAATGGATTCATTGTGTACGGAGTGGCTCATCAACACATAGGTGCAATTGGTGCAACCCTTTATGGAGAG GATGGGAGAGTTTTATGTTCTTCGAAACCAATTTATGGAGAAGGAGATGAAATAGGAAATGAAGATGGGTATGTTGTTGGAATGTCAACTTGTTATCCAAGGTTAGGGCATGTGAAGATTAGTAAAGGAGAAATAGGGAGTCTTGTATCCAAATATGATCATACACAAAACCACACTG